The genomic region ATGTTGATAGAGTAAATCAACTTCAAATATTAAAAGATATTGCTTACAAAATAATTGATTTTATTTCACAATTTGAAGAAGAGTTGAAAAAAATATGGAATAAACCAAAATTTGTGAAGAATTCAAACTATGTTATTACACTTGATAGAATAGTATCAAAAGAGAGTGGTTTATCTGTTTTAAAAAAGATATTGAATCATAAAAATATAGAAAAACAAATAAATGAATGGAAAGAGTTAAAGATTATAGATGATAGTTTTAATAAAAATGAAATTATAGTGAATGATGTTTTTGGTGATAAGTTAAATGATAAATATAAATTTTTACCAATAGATACAAAATATTTTAAAGATTTAGAATTAGAAATTGTTGGATTGTTTGATGATTTAGATAATGAATTAGATGGATGGTTGATTAAGAGTGAAAATTATCAAGCATTGAATACAATATTACCTAAATTTAAAGAAAGAGTGCAGACTATTTATATAGATCCACCATTCAATAAAGAAAAAGATGCTGATTATTATTACATAATAAAATATAAAGATTCTACTTGGGCTACAATATTGGAAAATAGATTAAGATTAGCAAAAGAGATTTTAAAAGATACTGGAAGTATATTTGTTAGATGTGATTACAATGGAAATTGGATTGTTAGACCATTGATGGAAGAAATTTTTGGTAAAGAGAATTTTAGAAATGAGATAGCGGTAAAAAGAACAGTTATGATGAAAAGAGAAACAAGAAAATTAGAAGTTGAATATGATATTCTAATTAATTATTCTAAAAATTTAGTAAATAGTAAATTCAATTTAATATGGGAAGAAATTCAACCTAAATGGTCTAAAATGCCAATTAAATATAACAAAGGTGGGCCTACAGGAAAACCAATCATTATTGAAAATAAAAAATTTATCCCTCCTGATGGTTATAGTTGGGCTATTGGTAATGAGATAGCAAATGAAATGTATAAAAATGGAAGATTAAAAATCGAAAAAGACACTTTATATGTTTTATTTGATAAAAGAGCAGTCGGAACAAATTGGCTTGATATATCTGGATATTCAACGAATTGGGGCTTCTCTACAGAAAATTCAGAAGTAATGATTAAAAGAATATTAGAAATTTCATCAGATTGTGGTGATTTAGTTATGGATTTCTTTCTTGGTTCAGGTACTACAACAGCTGTAGCACATAAATTAAGAAGAAAATGGATTGGAGTTGAGTTAGGTGAGCATTTTTATTCTGTTGTCTTACCAAGAATGAAAAAAGTGTTAGCATTTGATAAATCTGGAATTTCAAAAGAAAAAGAAGTAAAAGAAAAATATAATGAAAAATTAGCAGGTGGATTTTTTAAATATTATGAATTAGAGCAATATGAAG from Caldisericia bacterium harbors:
- a CDS encoding site-specific DNA-methyltransferase is translated as MTKEEKFFNALKDIFIGAKIEGVGGFVNLMKIKTKYYDNIEKILKDDIEKALENYPTFRDELFDKLYTFFSRYFTESGSVYFNSTPFHNNVYEKVYTDDKDVILFWKTHMLYYVKTDRLFRSIPVEFDGKKFYFDASKIENKKANEKRELIYKLKEIKKDNTIVFDVYYSEKGSKTNVENILREVKKKKIDLNYDDLEKAFRIFERQREVDYFIYKNAKEFLQEQFNLWLYQYFWNGGKEWNVDRVNQLQILKDIAYKIIDFISQFEEELKKIWNKPKFVKNSNYVITLDRIVSKESGLSVLKKILNHKNIEKQINEWKELKIIDDSFNKNEIIVNDVFGDKLNDKYKFLPIDTKYFKDLELEIVGLFDDLDNELDGWLIKSENYQALNTILPKFKERVQTIYIDPPFNKEKDADYYYIIKYKDSTWATILENRLRLAKEILKDTGSIFVRCDYNGNWIVRPLMEEIFGKENFRNEIAVKRTVMMKRETRKLEVEYDILINYSKNLVNSKFNLIWEEIQPKWSKMPIKYNKGGPTGKPIIIENKKFIPPDGYSWAIGNEIANEMYKNGRLKIEKDTLYVLFDKRAVGTNWLDISGYSTNWGFSTENSEVMIKRILEISSDCGDLVMDFFLGSGTTTAVAHKLRRKWIGVELGEHFYSVVLPRMKKVLAFDKSGISKEKEVKEKYNEKLAGGFFKYYELEQYEETLRKVNYENSDLFDSSDKDIYNQYIFMRDLKLLDTLEIDYENNKVNVNLSKLYENIDISETLSNLLGKWLKKITSNEVIFEDGEKIDIKNLDYKLIKPLIWW